One part of the Roseomonas gilardii genome encodes these proteins:
- a CDS encoding YncE family protein, which yields MRFKSLAGGLTGLALLAALPLQGVLAASPDLVFVLNSGEANIQILDGRSREEIRRIPVLREVHHLTLTPDRSQILVGDSGGNEMLFLDPATGSVLRRERISNPYHLAFTPDGKRLVVTSLRRDQVDIYGWDGQALNLQGRLRVGDMPSHLAYSPDSRFAYVTLQGERSIAAVDLERREVAWTQEVGRDPAGIHWHEGKLLVGAMGQDFISVVDPVTHVVERRITVGRGAHQIFPSPDNSVIYVTSRVDSRVTALDPKDLSVKRVYDTPGGPDDITFDPQGRLWATLRWVAKVGVLDPATGEMQTVRAGRSPHGILYRAADPALAQDDRAAPAQPR from the coding sequence ATGCGCTTCAAGAGCCTGGCCGGAGGGCTGACCGGGCTTGCCCTCCTCGCCGCCCTGCCGCTGCAGGGGGTGCTGGCCGCGTCGCCGGATCTGGTCTTCGTGCTCAATTCGGGCGAGGCGAACATCCAGATCCTGGATGGGCGCAGCCGCGAGGAGATCCGGCGCATCCCGGTGCTGCGGGAGGTCCATCACCTCACCCTGACGCCGGACCGCAGCCAGATCCTGGTCGGGGATTCCGGCGGCAACGAGATGCTCTTCCTCGACCCCGCCACCGGATCGGTGCTGCGGCGGGAGCGGATCAGCAACCCCTATCACCTCGCCTTCACGCCGGACGGGAAGCGTCTGGTGGTGACCAGCCTGCGCCGCGACCAGGTGGACATCTATGGCTGGGATGGGCAGGCGCTGAACCTGCAGGGGCGCCTGCGGGTGGGCGATATGCCGAGCCATCTGGCCTACAGCCCCGACAGCCGCTTCGCCTATGTCACCCTGCAGGGCGAGCGCAGCATCGCCGCCGTGGACCTGGAGCGCCGCGAGGTCGCCTGGACGCAGGAGGTCGGCCGCGATCCCGCCGGCATCCACTGGCACGAGGGCAAGCTCCTCGTGGGCGCGATGGGGCAGGACTTCATCTCGGTGGTGGACCCCGTGACTCATGTGGTGGAACGCCGCATCACGGTCGGGCGCGGCGCGCACCAGATCTTCCCGTCCCCCGACAACAGCGTGATCTATGTCACCAGCCGCGTGGACAGCCGCGTCACCGCGCTGGACCCGAAGGACCTTTCGGTGAAGCGTGTCTATGACACGCCGGGAGGGCCGGACGACATCACCTTCGATCCGCAGGGCCGGCTCTGGGCCACGCTGCGCTGGGTGGCCAAGGTCGGCGTGCTGGACCCCGCCACGGGGGAGATGCAGACGGTGCGCGCCGGCCGTTCGCCGCACGGCATCCTCTATCGCGCCGCCGATCCGGCCCTGGCGCAGGATGACCGCGCCGCCCCGGCGCAGCCACGCTGA
- the msrB gene encoding peptide-methionine (R)-S-oxide reductase MsrB, translating to MDEAARRSEEEWRHCLLPQAYRVLREHGTERPGSSPLNGEKRAGTYHCAGCGEALFDSVTKFESGTGWPSFFRPIEGAVATTTDRAHGMVRTEVHCAHCHGHLGHVFPDGPPPTGMRFCMNGVALRFEPATDQPAG from the coding sequence ATGGACGAGGCGGCGCGCCGGTCGGAGGAGGAGTGGCGCCACTGCCTCCTGCCCCAGGCCTATCGCGTGTTGCGCGAGCACGGCACGGAACGCCCCGGCTCCTCGCCCCTGAACGGCGAGAAGCGGGCGGGCACCTACCATTGCGCCGGCTGCGGCGAGGCGCTCTTCGATTCCGTGACGAAGTTCGAGAGCGGCACGGGCTGGCCATCCTTCTTCCGGCCTATCGAGGGCGCGGTGGCCACCACCACCGACCGCGCCCATGGCATGGTGCGGACCGAGGTGCATTGCGCCCATTGCCATGGCCATCTCGGCCATGTCTTCCCGGACGGGCCGCCGCCGACCGGGATGCGCTTCTGCATGAACGGCGTGGCGCTGCGCTTCGAGCCGGCGACGGACCAGCCGGCGGGCTGA
- a CDS encoding EAL domain-containing protein, giving the protein MTFPGGRRGADTAPETEHDQADRHERYVTFALAAAELLVEIRPDGIITYAAGSFEQRFGQAPEAFLATPVRRLLAPEERERLEDTLMLLGAQQRIPPMLFRLRTRERRSMLLSGLPFAHRQGLRFCLCLSAVPEGMLDLSGETDLGPEALARVAEQRLREGEAASSMGFLELEENGSDILKQIREAMLAGDDGDGVAGRIAPGRYGIVSGGAANPPPREAGPERDEAGRGRAGGDEGLAGEQAEHGLRGGMTDLAKLAARVEAALARGGQETRLRALDMPLTAPGLDVVQATRALRHALSAFAQEGQEGLNDWGFDQGLQGFLASATLRSEAMRRALAERRFHMAYQPIVGLQDGRVHHYEALLRPRPIQDLPLKGPQEFVTFAEAIGLAEELDWAVLHSVAQVAQRPAMPRIAVNLSGLSLQSPVFRRKMESLLDARPNLAERLLVEITETAQIGDEDEAIRSVQFLRDRWVAVCLDDFGAGASAFRYLRALQVDFVKLDGVYVQGALRSARDRSFVTAIVELSQSLGAAVVAERIETEAEAGLMRELGVGFGQGFHFGRPGQLPGHPGGGCSD; this is encoded by the coding sequence ATGACGTTTCCCGGCGGCCGCCGCGGGGCCGACACGGCGCCGGAGACGGAGCATGACCAGGCCGATCGACACGAACGCTACGTGACCTTCGCCCTGGCCGCGGCGGAGCTGCTGGTGGAGATCCGCCCCGACGGCATCATCACCTATGCCGCCGGCAGTTTCGAGCAGCGTTTCGGGCAGGCGCCGGAGGCCTTCCTCGCCACCCCCGTCCGCCGGCTCCTGGCGCCGGAGGAGCGCGAACGCCTGGAGGACACGCTCATGCTGCTGGGCGCGCAGCAACGCATCCCGCCCATGCTGTTCCGCCTGCGGACCCGCGAGCGGCGGTCGATGCTGCTGTCCGGCCTGCCCTTCGCGCATCGCCAGGGGCTGCGCTTCTGCCTCTGCCTCTCGGCGGTGCCGGAAGGGATGCTGGACCTGTCCGGGGAGACCGATCTGGGACCGGAGGCGCTGGCCCGGGTCGCGGAACAGCGCCTGCGGGAGGGGGAGGCGGCCTCCTCCATGGGCTTCCTCGAACTCGAGGAGAATGGGAGCGACATCCTGAAACAGATCCGCGAGGCGATGCTGGCCGGTGACGACGGCGACGGGGTGGCGGGACGGATCGCTCCGGGGCGCTATGGGATCGTGTCCGGCGGCGCGGCGAATCCCCCGCCGAGGGAGGCCGGGCCGGAACGCGACGAGGCAGGCCGGGGCCGGGCCGGAGGCGATGAGGGACTGGCCGGGGAGCAGGCGGAGCATGGCCTGAGGGGCGGCATGACGGATCTCGCGAAGCTGGCGGCCCGGGTGGAGGCCGCCCTGGCCCGGGGAGGGCAGGAGACGCGGCTCCGCGCGCTCGACATGCCGCTGACGGCGCCCGGGCTCGACGTGGTCCAGGCCACGCGCGCCCTGCGCCATGCCCTGTCCGCCTTCGCGCAGGAAGGGCAGGAGGGGCTGAACGACTGGGGCTTCGACCAGGGGCTGCAGGGCTTCCTCGCCTCCGCCACCCTGCGCAGCGAGGCGATGCGGCGCGCCCTGGCGGAACGGCGCTTCCACATGGCCTACCAGCCCATCGTCGGCCTGCAGGATGGACGCGTGCACCACTACGAGGCTCTGCTGCGCCCCCGGCCCATCCAGGACCTGCCGCTGAAGGGGCCGCAGGAATTCGTGACCTTCGCCGAGGCCATCGGCTTGGCCGAGGAGCTGGACTGGGCGGTGCTGCACAGCGTCGCCCAGGTGGCGCAGCGGCCTGCGATGCCGCGCATCGCCGTCAACCTGTCCGGCCTGTCGCTGCAAAGCCCGGTCTTCCGGCGGAAGATGGAGAGCCTGCTGGACGCCCGGCCGAATCTGGCGGAGCGGCTGCTGGTGGAGATCACCGAGACGGCGCAGATCGGCGACGAGGACGAGGCCATCCGCAGCGTGCAGTTCCTGCGCGACCGCTGGGTGGCCGTCTGCCTCGACGATTTCGGCGCGGGCGCCTCGGCCTTCCGCTACCTGCGCGCGCTCCAGGTCGATTTCGTGAAGCTGGACGGCGTCTATGTGCAGGGCGCCCTGCGCAGTGCGCGCGACCGCAGCTTCGTGACGGCGATCGTGGAACTGTCGCAGTCCCTGGGCGCCGCGGTGGTGGCGGAGCGGATCGAGACCGAGGCCGAGGCGGGGCTGATGCGGGAACTGGGCGTGGGCTTCGGCCAGGGCTTCCATTTCGGCCGGCCGGGACAGCTTCCCGGCCACCCGGGGGGCGGCTGTTCCGACTGA
- the msrA gene encoding peptide-methionine (S)-S-oxide reductase MsrA produces the protein MGGMTDPVSRNSETAILGGGCFWCLDAVYRNLEGVASVVSGYAGGTVPNPTYEQVCGKRTGHAEVVKVDFDPAVISYADILRVFFTIHDPTTKDRQGADVGPQYRSVIFATSPEQERVAREVMAEVAEAGLYPAPLVTELAPAPEFWPGEAEHQDYFARTPWSGYCRAVIAPKVTKFRKSFAHRLKERAA, from the coding sequence ATGGGCGGCATGACCGATCCCGTCTCCCGAAACTCCGAGACGGCCATCCTGGGCGGTGGCTGTTTCTGGTGCCTCGACGCCGTCTATCGCAACCTGGAGGGCGTTGCCTCCGTCGTTTCCGGCTATGCCGGCGGCACGGTCCCGAACCCGACCTATGAGCAGGTCTGCGGCAAGCGGACCGGCCATGCGGAGGTGGTGAAGGTCGATTTCGACCCCGCCGTGATCTCCTATGCCGACATCCTGCGTGTCTTCTTCACCATCCACGATCCCACCACCAAGGATCGCCAGGGCGCCGATGTCGGGCCGCAGTACCGCAGCGTCATCTTCGCCACTTCGCCCGAACAGGAGCGCGTGGCGCGGGAGGTGATGGCGGAGGTAGCCGAGGCCGGCCTCTACCCGGCGCCGCTGGTGACCGAGCTTGCCCCCGCGCCGGAATTCTGGCCCGGCGAGGCGGAGCACCAGGACTACTTCGCCCGCACGCCCTGGTCGGGCTATTGCCGGGCGGTGATCGCGCCGAAGGTGACGAAGTTCCGCAAGAGCTTCGCGCATCGGCTGAAGGAGCGTGCGGCATGA